A portion of the Pseudobacteroides sp. genome contains these proteins:
- a CDS encoding MFS transporter has product MGNRIKGKDLRQSLTYVIIAVTLGNVFFISVGTPVGGAAFTKFAVKLGIDDFKYGIILTLAILGSVIQLPFSFNIENSGKRKLIFLAAGFIHRLLYIPIALIPLFVPSANKNLIFISIAFLIMVSSAANSVVGVAFSSWMGSLIPLRIRGRYFSKRMMIYTVSGALSGLIIGQYIDRFNSLTNYSILFIVIALFGAADIFCFIFIKDPPVETTEKQSIKTLKEPFKDKNYLKLIISVSLWNFGINLPTPFLFMFMIKQLNMSLFSIYLLSQFVSNVATILFVQHIGKAIDKYGNRPVAVISAFFISIIPFLWCFATPHNYYFIIPIASLITGIFWPGFEMSFINLSIWLAPKKHRTSYLANYTMFTSVVGIGLSYLLGSCFMRFAEPYLKQLEAPFLVGQTLNHYHALFILTFITRLLISLFFLPRINESNARSLKDMIRGKP; this is encoded by the coding sequence ATGGGAAATAGAATTAAGGGGAAGGATCTTAGACAAAGTCTTACTTATGTAATTATAGCAGTTACTCTTGGCAATGTATTCTTCATTTCTGTGGGAACTCCGGTTGGAGGTGCGGCATTTACAAAGTTTGCAGTAAAGCTTGGGATTGATGATTTCAAATATGGCATAATTCTAACACTAGCAATTTTAGGCAGTGTTATTCAATTGCCCTTTTCATTCAATATTGAGAACTCAGGAAAGCGAAAGCTTATATTTCTAGCAGCGGGATTTATACATAGGCTCCTTTATATACCGATAGCACTAATACCTTTATTTGTACCCTCTGCAAACAAAAACCTTATTTTTATTTCCATTGCCTTTTTGATTATGGTATCCTCTGCAGCCAATTCGGTAGTAGGTGTCGCCTTTTCCTCATGGATGGGTTCTCTTATTCCATTAAGAATAAGAGGACGATATTTTAGTAAAAGAATGATGATCTATACCGTTTCAGGTGCATTAAGCGGTTTGATCATCGGTCAGTATATAGACAGGTTTAACAGTCTTACGAACTATTCCATATTGTTTATTGTGATTGCATTATTTGGTGCAGCCGATATATTTTGCTTCATATTTATAAAAGATCCTCCGGTTGAAACTACTGAGAAGCAAAGCATTAAAACATTAAAAGAGCCCTTTAAGGACAAAAATTATTTAAAACTTATAATATCGGTATCCCTTTGGAATTTCGGCATTAACCTTCCAACACCGTTTTTATTTATGTTTATGATAAAACAGCTTAACATGAGCCTTTTTTCAATATACCTTCTTTCCCAGTTTGTTTCTAATGTCGCCACTATTTTATTTGTACAGCATATTGGAAAGGCAATAGACAAATACGGAAATAGGCCTGTAGCCGTCATATCAGCCTTTTTTATATCCATAATTCCGTTTTTATGGTGCTTTGCCACCCCGCACAATTATTATTTTATTATACCCATAGCAAGCCTCATAACAGGTATTTTCTGGCCCGGCTTTGAAATGAGTTTTATAAACCTATCCATATGGCTGGCTCCAAAAAAACACCGCACATCATACCTTGCCAACTATACAATGTTTACATCAGTAGTGGGAATAGGCCTTTCCTATCTTTTAGGTTCTTGTTTCATGAGGTTTGCAGAGCCTTACTTAAAGCAACTTGAAGCCCCATTCCTAGTCGGTCAGACATTAAACCACTATCATGCATTATTTATACTTACATTCATAACCAGGCTTTTAATTTCCTTGTTCTTTTTGCCTAGAATAAATGAAAGCAATGCAAGATCATTAAAAGATATGATTAGAGGAAAACCATAA
- the gatA gene encoding Asp-tRNA(Asn)/Glu-tRNA(Gln) amidotransferase subunit GatA gives MELFELTAHELKDLLQNKKASAVEITESVLGRIDSVEGKVGSFITVCKEEALKRAKDIQDKMDKGEATSLLSGIPMALKDNMCTEGIKTTCASKMLNNFIPPYNATVSKKLFQEDTVLVGKLNMDEFAMGGSTENSFFRKTCNPWDLERVPGGSSGGSAACVAAGEAIFSLGSDTGGSIRQPASFCGVVGLKPTYGSVSRYGLVAFASSLDQIGPLTKDVTDCALVMNAICGHDPMDSTSIKTSYPDFTKALVNDVKGMKVGIPKEYIGEGLNSEVRKSVLDAVEVLRKLGAQCEEFSLPITEYAIPAYYIISSAEASSNLARYDGVKYGYRAEKFTDLIDLYKQSRSEGFGAEVKRRIMLGTYALSSGYYDAYYKKALQVRTLIKNGFDEAFSKYDLVLGPTAPSTAYKIGEKMDDPLEMYLGDIFTVSVNIAGLPGLVVTCGFDGNNLPIGLQLIGKPLDESTLLRVGYTFEQNTEFHKQRAKI, from the coding sequence GTGGAACTTTTTGAACTGACAGCCCATGAGTTAAAAGATTTACTTCAAAATAAAAAAGCAAGTGCCGTAGAAATTACAGAGTCGGTGCTTGGTAGAATAGACAGTGTTGAAGGTAAAGTAGGCAGCTTCATTACAGTGTGCAAGGAAGAAGCCTTAAAGAGAGCTAAAGACATCCAGGATAAGATGGATAAAGGTGAAGCAACATCACTGCTTAGCGGCATTCCTATGGCATTGAAGGACAATATGTGTACAGAGGGCATCAAAACCACTTGTGCATCCAAAATGTTAAATAACTTTATACCGCCCTATAACGCCACTGTTTCAAAAAAGCTTTTCCAGGAAGATACTGTTTTAGTTGGTAAGCTTAACATGGATGAATTTGCCATGGGAGGATCAACGGAGAACTCCTTCTTTAGAAAGACATGCAACCCATGGGATTTGGAAAGAGTCCCCGGGGGATCCAGCGGAGGGTCTGCAGCGTGTGTAGCAGCTGGTGAAGCCATATTTTCACTTGGCTCCGATACAGGGGGATCTATAAGGCAGCCGGCATCCTTTTGCGGAGTAGTTGGATTAAAGCCTACATACGGTTCTGTATCAAGGTATGGACTTGTTGCATTTGCATCCTCATTGGATCAAATAGGGCCGTTGACGAAGGATGTAACCGACTGTGCACTGGTAATGAATGCGATCTGCGGTCATGATCCTATGGATTCAACATCTATAAAAACAAGCTATCCTGATTTTACAAAGGCTTTGGTTAATGATGTAAAGGGTATGAAGGTTGGTATACCTAAGGAATATATAGGTGAAGGCCTAAACAGTGAAGTCAGGAAGTCGGTATTGGATGCTGTTGAGGTGTTAAGGAAGCTTGGAGCCCAGTGCGAGGAGTTTTCTCTGCCTATTACCGAGTATGCTATCCCGGCGTATTATATTATATCGTCAGCAGAAGCAAGCTCCAACCTTGCAAGGTATGACGGTGTAAAATACGGCTATCGTGCAGAGAAATTCACTGACTTGATTGATCTTTACAAGCAGTCAAGGAGTGAGGGCTTCGGTGCCGAGGTTAAGAGAAGGATAATGCTTGGAACGTATGCATTGAGTTCGGGATATTATGATGCTTATTATAAGAAAGCCCTTCAGGTAAGGACCCTTATTAAAAACGGCTTTGACGAAGCCTTTTCAAAATATGACTTGGTATTAGGGCCAACTGCTCCATCCACTGCATACAAGATTGGTGAGAAAATGGACGACCCTCTTGAAATGTATCTGGGTGATATCTTCACTGTATCTGTTAATATAGCAGGATTACCGGGATTGGTTGTTACATGCGGCTTTGACGGAAATAATCTTCCCATAGGCTTGCAGCTCATCGGAAAGCCATTGGATGAAAGTACACTCCTTCGGGTTGGCTATACATTTGAACAGAACACGGAGTTTCATAAGCAAAGGGCGAAAATATAG
- the ligA gene encoding NAD-dependent DNA ligase LigA, translated as MEVKKRIEELRKQIEYHNERYYNQDDPEITDYEYDQLSLELRKLEKEYPQFADADSPTRKVGGTSKRELRKVQHDVPVVSLQDVFSKEEVYSFVNKMIQELGEPTFIVEKKIDGLSVVLRYNDGTFVDGITRGDGVIGESVYENLLEVPNVPKSIPEKHPYLEVRGEVYMTNETFENINRKQEEIGGKIYQTARNLAAGTLRQLDSSIVRERNLDIFVFNLEICRGREFASHSESLGWLKSQGFHVSPDYCVCKTADEVWDAIFKIGDSRWSLPFGIDGAVVKVDSLGDRARLGMTSKVPRWAVAYKYPPEQKETIVEKIDVQVGRTGRLTPLAILKPVRLAGTTVSRATLHNQDYIDMKDIREGDSVIIQKAGDIIPEVIRSIPEKRPPHAQRFIIPNTCPKCGAPALREENGVEIRCTGSECFAQAIRGVIYFASKDAMNIEGLGPSSVEALMADGYIKDIADLYNIKNHREELINKGIVGKEKSIDNLIKAVEKSKENDIDKLITGLGIRNVGKQTARVLAANFPDVDSIMEAKYDQLIALPDFGDIMVQDILSFFARPQVRALIEKLKEAEVNMVSKALEKKKDDRFAGKTFVLTGTLPSMTREEASELIQAYGGKVSSSVSKKTSFVLAGEDAGSKLVKARDLGVSVISEEDLKKMIGE; from the coding sequence ATGGAAGTTAAGAAGAGGATTGAGGAACTTAGAAAGCAAATAGAATATCATAATGAACGCTACTATAACCAGGATGATCCGGAAATAACAGATTATGAATATGATCAACTCTCATTAGAGTTAAGGAAGCTGGAGAAGGAGTATCCCCAGTTTGCAGATGCGGATTCACCTACCAGGAAGGTTGGAGGAACAAGCAAGAGGGAGCTTAGAAAAGTACAGCATGATGTACCTGTTGTAAGTCTACAGGATGTATTCAGTAAGGAAGAGGTTTATAGTTTTGTTAACAAAATGATTCAAGAGCTTGGGGAGCCTACTTTTATTGTTGAAAAAAAGATTGATGGGCTTTCAGTGGTCTTAAGATATAATGACGGTACATTTGTAGATGGGATAACCAGAGGGGACGGAGTTATTGGAGAATCGGTTTATGAGAATCTTCTGGAAGTACCCAATGTACCCAAAAGCATTCCTGAAAAACATCCGTATCTTGAGGTTCGCGGCGAGGTTTACATGACCAATGAGACCTTTGAAAACATTAACCGTAAACAGGAAGAGATCGGGGGTAAAATATACCAGACTGCAAGAAACCTTGCAGCAGGAACATTGAGGCAGTTGGATTCATCTATAGTAAGAGAAAGAAACCTTGATATATTTGTTTTTAATCTTGAGATATGCCGGGGCAGGGAATTTGCTTCCCATTCAGAGTCTCTAGGCTGGCTTAAATCCCAAGGTTTCCATGTAAGTCCCGATTATTGTGTATGTAAAACAGCTGACGAAGTATGGGATGCAATTTTCAAAATCGGTGATTCGAGATGGAGTCTGCCCTTTGGAATAGACGGAGCAGTTGTTAAGGTTGACAGCCTAGGAGACAGAGCAAGGCTAGGCATGACCAGCAAAGTGCCAAGATGGGCGGTAGCGTATAAATATCCGCCTGAACAAAAGGAAACCATAGTTGAAAAAATAGATGTTCAGGTTGGACGTACAGGCAGGCTCACGCCTCTTGCTATCTTAAAGCCTGTAAGGTTAGCTGGCACAACGGTTTCAAGGGCAACACTTCATAATCAGGACTACATAGACATGAAGGATATAAGAGAAGGTGACTCGGTAATTATTCAAAAGGCCGGAGACATAATACCGGAGGTTATAAGAAGCATTCCGGAAAAGAGGCCTCCGCATGCACAGAGGTTTATAATACCCAATACCTGCCCAAAATGCGGTGCACCTGCCCTGAGGGAGGAAAACGGTGTTGAGATTCGCTGTACAGGTTCCGAATGTTTTGCCCAAGCTATAAGAGGTGTTATATATTTTGCATCCAAGGATGCCATGAATATAGAAGGCCTTGGTCCAAGCTCGGTTGAGGCTTTGATGGCTGATGGGTATATAAAGGATATTGCAGATTTATATAATATAAAGAATCATAGAGAAGAACTGATAAACAAGGGAATTGTAGGCAAAGAAAAGTCAATTGATAATCTTATCAAAGCTGTTGAAAAGTCAAAAGAAAACGATATTGACAAGCTTATAACAGGCCTTGGAATAAGAAATGTAGGTAAACAGACTGCAAGGGTCCTTGCTGCAAACTTTCCCGATGTAGATTCCATAATGGAAGCGAAGTATGATCAGCTAATTGCATTGCCTGACTTTGGCGATATAATGGTGCAGGATATTCTGAGCTTCTTTGCAAGGCCTCAAGTTCGTGCTCTCATAGAAAAACTTAAGGAAGCCGAAGTTAATATGGTCTCAAAGGCTTTGGAGAAAAAGAAAGATGATCGTTTTGCAGGAAAAACTTTTGTCCTCACCGGGACTTTACCCTCAATGACAAGGGAAGAGGCTTCGGAACTCATTCAAGCGTATGGTGGAAAGGTTTCAAGCAGTGTTTCAAAGAAAACATCTTTTGTGCTTGCAGGGGAAGATGCGGGAAGTAAGCTGGTTAAAGCAAGGGACTTAGGAGTTTCTGTTATTTCCGAGGAAGACTTAAAGAAGATGATTGGGGAATAG
- a CDS encoding M50 family metallopeptidase: MKSMGRYLIILSLILVLWNTVIIKPLKLFAVFLHELGHSLMAFVFGYGISGIRISFNESGYALVKTKGWLSQIMILNGGYLGSLFFGLLILLLKKTPIKKYLPGIIAIIFLGVSIKYGDFSLILLYSIIFAAVVIIIYMIQNDKVIDWTLDIIGVSSVAYAVYDTFVDTLLVKFKFPLQMIGGRANGSDADQLAQIWPYIPAVIWGIFWIVLSLLAIYVFLAKGGGKSKASKSKK, translated from the coding sequence ATGAAATCCATGGGAAGATATCTTATTATTCTGTCGCTTATTCTTGTATTGTGGAATACTGTCATAATAAAGCCGTTAAAGCTGTTTGCAGTATTTCTGCATGAATTGGGACATTCATTAATGGCCTTCGTGTTCGGTTATGGCATAAGCGGTATTAGGATTAGCTTTAATGAAAGCGGATATGCACTTGTTAAGACAAAGGGCTGGCTTTCCCAAATTATGATTTTAAACGGTGGTTACTTGGGAAGTTTGTTCTTTGGGTTGCTTATTTTGCTTTTAAAGAAGACACCGATTAAAAAATACCTTCCAGGTATCATAGCGATAATATTTCTTGGAGTTTCCATAAAGTACGGAGATTTTAGCCTTATATTGCTATATTCAATAATATTTGCAGCTGTAGTTATAATTATCTACATGATTCAGAATGACAAGGTAATTGACTGGACTTTGGATATTATAGGAGTTTCAAGCGTTGCCTATGCTGTATATGATACCTTTGTGGATACATTGCTGGTCAAATTCAAATTTCCACTTCAGATGATAGGCGGTAGGGCAAATGGAAGCGATGCAGATCAACTGGCACAAATCTGGCCATATATACCTGCCGTTATCTGGGGAATATTCTGGATAGTACTTTCCTTACTAGCCATATATGTGTTTTTAGCTAAAGGTGGGGGGAAATCAAAGGCCTCTAAATCAAAAAAATAA
- the gatB gene encoding Asp-tRNA(Asn)/Glu-tRNA(Gln) amidotransferase subunit GatB: MDYELVIGLEVHAELSTKSKIYCSCTTEFGGDVNTHCCPICTGMPGVLPVLNKKVIEYAVKAGLATNCEIARFSKQDRKNYFYPDLPKAYQVSQFDLPICKNGYIDIEVNGEQKRIGLTRIHIEEDAGKLIHDEWDRGTLVDYNRCGVPLIEIVSEPDIRSAEEAKAFLETLKAILEYIDVSDCKMQEGSLRADVNLSIRPVGQKEFGTRTEMKNLNSFKAILRAIEGEFKRQKTELEYGGVIIQETRRWDDNKGTSYAMRSKEEAHDYRYFPEPDLVPIVLEDSYIEEIRSSLPELPEARKKRYMEDYALPEYDSAILTSSKYYADFFEEAVKMSNNAKAVSNWIMGDLMRILKEKEMEASEIPFPAEYLAKLVKLIDSGKISGTIAKKVFDKMFQTKKDPEVIVKEEGLEVVNDEGALVGIVKKILEANPQSVADFKSGKEKAFGFLVGQCMKESRGKGNPQIINKILKEELEKL, encoded by the coding sequence ATGGATTACGAATTGGTAATAGGTTTGGAAGTTCATGCAGAGCTGTCAACTAAATCAAAAATATACTGCTCATGTACAACTGAGTTCGGCGGAGATGTTAATACTCATTGCTGTCCTATATGTACTGGGATGCCGGGTGTTTTGCCTGTTTTAAACAAAAAGGTTATTGAGTATGCTGTTAAGGCAGGGCTCGCTACAAACTGCGAGATTGCAAGATTCAGCAAACAGGACAGAAAGAATTACTTTTATCCTGATCTGCCTAAAGCTTATCAGGTTTCACAGTTTGATCTGCCCATATGTAAGAACGGGTATATTGATATAGAAGTAAACGGAGAACAAAAAAGAATCGGTCTTACCAGGATTCACATAGAAGAAGATGCAGGAAAGCTCATACATGATGAATGGGATAGAGGAACCCTTGTTGATTACAACAGGTGCGGGGTGCCGCTGATCGAAATAGTGTCTGAGCCTGACATAAGGTCGGCTGAAGAGGCAAAGGCATTTTTGGAAACATTGAAGGCTATTTTGGAGTATATAGATGTATCGGACTGCAAGATGCAGGAAGGATCTTTAAGGGCAGACGTTAACCTGTCTATAAGGCCTGTAGGACAGAAGGAATTCGGTACAAGAACAGAAATGAAAAACCTCAACTCTTTCAAGGCTATTTTAAGGGCAATTGAAGGAGAGTTCAAGAGACAGAAAACCGAGCTCGAATACGGCGGAGTTATCATACAGGAAACAAGACGCTGGGATGATAACAAAGGAACAAGCTATGCAATGAGGAGCAAGGAAGAGGCTCATGACTACAGGTATTTCCCTGAGCCTGACTTGGTACCTATCGTACTTGAAGACAGTTATATTGAAGAGATAAGATCTTCACTTCCTGAGCTTCCTGAAGCAAGGAAAAAGAGGTATATGGAGGATTATGCATTGCCCGAGTATGACTCGGCGATACTTACTTCGTCAAAGTATTATGCTGATTTCTTTGAAGAGGCTGTTAAGATGAGCAATAACGCAAAAGCGGTCAGCAACTGGATAATGGGTGACCTGATGAGGATTTTGAAGGAGAAGGAGATGGAAGCCAGTGAGATACCTTTTCCAGCAGAGTACTTGGCTAAGCTTGTTAAGCTCATAGACAGCGGCAAAATCAGCGGAACAATCGCCAAGAAAGTTTTTGATAAAATGTTTCAGACTAAAAAAGATCCTGAGGTTATTGTAAAAGAAGAAGGACTTGAGGTTGTTAATGATGAAGGTGCACTTGTAGGCATTGTTAAGAAAATACTTGAGGCCAACCCCCAGTCTGTTGCAGACTTCAAGAGCGGTAAGGAAAAAGCCTTCGGCTTCCTTGTGGGACAGTGTATGAAGGAAAGCAGAGGAAAGGGCAATCCTCAAATAATCAACAAGATTCTCAAAGAAGAGCTTGAAAAACTCTGA
- a CDS encoding histidine kinase N-terminal 7TM domain-containing protein produces the protein MRFLLSTNGILPVISAILSFFMVVYFMFKAKKSSLFICYVCCQTLVFVWSLGYACELMAQEYSNKLIFMKVNYFCICFLSLGWLIFCNLFAENRSFFKKKSIIPAALIPFVNYLVVLTNDYHKIFKDSIGGDNGRRVYFWIIVFVTYVYIFLGILVLTRKYSKQIRILKIQTLALILAVLIPIISNFLSVTGIVKVNYDLTPVSFSLTMLIVAIATFKYRFLDLVPIARREIVEKMNDSVLVFNLSNKVIDWNMAFLSNILADEDSLKDVDISLVFSKIKSISTGEIDAGFIECVMGQKPSMISTEITIIHPTPKTYHVKLQPVLNRHGDMLAKTLTFTDITLYRELTITKERNRIAHDVHDTLGHTMTLLISVLEVANITYKSDVDTTGDKLKEALKISKEGLKELRRSITGLRPEKLNSNSLITSLNNMFSDFRLSGVEIDFTSEGMEPHDIERYSDIVYRVCQEALTNSIKHGKAKNVSIILRFDAKMIKLFILDDGIGCGKIVKGFGLSGMEERLKAVNGTIIYGSDGESGFNLRVEIPLNKS, from the coding sequence ATGCGTTTTCTACTTTCAACCAACGGCATTTTGCCCGTCATATCTGCGATTTTGTCGTTTTTTATGGTTGTATATTTCATGTTTAAAGCAAAGAAATCCAGTCTTTTTATATGCTATGTATGCTGCCAGACATTGGTGTTTGTGTGGTCTTTAGGCTATGCATGTGAGCTCATGGCACAGGAGTATTCAAACAAGCTGATATTCATGAAAGTTAATTATTTTTGCATATGCTTTTTAAGCTTGGGCTGGCTGATATTTTGTAACCTTTTTGCTGAAAACAGGAGTTTTTTTAAGAAAAAATCCATTATACCTGCTGCTCTTATTCCTTTTGTTAACTATTTAGTTGTATTGACCAACGATTATCATAAGATATTTAAAGACAGCATTGGTGGTGACAACGGCAGAAGGGTTTACTTCTGGATAATAGTTTTTGTAACCTATGTGTACATTTTTCTGGGAATACTGGTTCTAACTAGAAAATACAGTAAACAAATCAGGATTCTAAAGATTCAGACTCTAGCTCTAATACTGGCAGTTCTTATACCCATTATATCCAATTTTTTATCTGTTACAGGCATTGTAAAGGTAAATTATGACCTGACACCTGTAAGCTTTTCTCTTACAATGCTTATAGTAGCTATTGCAACTTTTAAGTACAGGTTTCTTGATCTTGTACCCATTGCGAGAAGAGAAATTGTTGAGAAAATGAATGATTCGGTACTGGTTTTTAATTTAAGCAATAAGGTTATAGACTGGAACATGGCTTTTCTGTCAAACATACTAGCAGATGAAGACAGCTTAAAGGACGTTGATATAAGCTTGGTCTTCAGTAAGATAAAGTCAATATCAACAGGAGAAATAGATGCTGGGTTTATAGAATGTGTTATGGGACAAAAGCCTTCTATGATATCTACTGAAATAACAATAATACATCCCACCCCCAAAACCTATCATGTAAAGCTTCAGCCTGTTTTGAACAGGCATGGGGATATGCTAGCTAAGACATTGACATTTACTGACATTACATTATATAGAGAGCTGACCATTACAAAGGAACGAAACAGAATTGCCCATGATGTGCATGATACATTAGGGCATACAATGACACTGCTCATCTCAGTCCTTGAGGTGGCCAACATAACTTATAAGAGCGATGTGGACACTACAGGAGATAAGCTTAAAGAGGCATTGAAGATATCCAAGGAGGGACTTAAGGAGCTTCGCAGATCGATAACAGGTTTGAGGCCGGAAAAGCTTAATTCAAATAGCCTTATAACATCACTCAATAACATGTTTTCGGATTTCAGACTGTCAGGTGTGGAGATTGATTTTACCTCTGAGGGAATGGAGCCTCATGATATTGAGAGGTATTCTGATATTGTATATAGAGTATGTCAGGAAGCCTTGACCAACTCCATTAAGCATGGCAAAGCTAAAAACGTCAGTATAATTTTGAGATTCGATGCAAAAATGATTAAGCTCTTTATTTTGGATGATGGTATTGGCTGCGGTAAAATTGTAAAGGGATTTGGTTTGTCCGGAATGGAGGAGAGGTTAAAAGCGGTCAATGGAACAATAATCTATGGTTCGGATGGCGAAAGCGGTTTTAACTTAAGAGTGGAAATTCCTCTTAATAAAAGTTAA
- the gatC gene encoding Asp-tRNA(Asn)/Glu-tRNA(Gln) amidotransferase subunit GatC: protein MKITRETIEHVAQLARLNLTEAEIVKLTSEMGNIISYVDKLNELDTSGVQPTAHVMPLKNVFRDDEVKESFDREKLLSNAPSKENGCVQVPKVVE, encoded by the coding sequence ATGAAAATAACTAGAGAAACTATTGAACATGTTGCTCAACTTGCCAGACTAAACCTAACAGAGGCAGAAATAGTAAAATTAACTTCTGAAATGGGAAATATTATTTCATATGTGGACAAGCTTAATGAGCTTGACACATCAGGCGTACAACCAACTGCACATGTTATGCCCCTTAAAAATGTTTTCAGAGACGACGAGGTTAAAGAATCGTTTGACAGGGAAAAACTTTTGTCAAATGCACCTTCAAAGGAGAATGGATGCGTACAAGTACCCAAGGTTGTTGAATAG
- a CDS encoding response regulator transcription factor, giving the protein MIKVLIVDDQAMLRQSLKFIIEQDSAIEVAATAGNGEDAFRLCSELNPDVVLMDIMMPVCDGIEGTRIIKSTYPNIKVIILTTFNNDENIKNALQNGAAGYLLKDADPEDLILAIKSVAKGMSIIHHDVFDNVVKKVSHIEPQKSTEVNGPDIHFTDRELDVIRLIVDGKSNKEIGSELFITEGTVKNIITGTLDKAGVKDRTQLAVYAIKNHIV; this is encoded by the coding sequence ATGATAAAGGTATTGATTGTGGATGATCAGGCGATGCTCAGACAAAGCCTGAAGTTTATTATTGAACAGGATAGTGCAATAGAGGTTGCAGCAACTGCCGGTAATGGAGAAGATGCATTCAGGCTGTGCAGTGAATTAAACCCTGATGTGGTTTTAATGGACATCATGATGCCTGTTTGTGACGGTATTGAAGGCACAAGGATAATAAAGTCAACGTACCCTAACATAAAGGTTATTATTCTTACAACGTTTAATAATGATGAAAATATAAAAAATGCTTTGCAAAACGGAGCGGCAGGCTATCTTTTGAAGGATGCTGATCCTGAAGATCTGATTCTTGCAATCAAAAGCGTTGCAAAAGGTATGAGCATCATTCACCATGACGTTTTTGACAATGTAGTAAAAAAGGTAAGCCACATTGAGCCTCAAAAATCAACTGAGGTTAATGGTCCTGATATACATTTTACAGACAGGGAGCTTGATGTAATAAGGCTTATTGTTGACGGCAAAAGCAATAAAGAAATAGGGTCAGAGCTTTTTATTACAGAGGGCACTGTAAAGAACATAATTACAGGGACTTTGGATAAAGCGGGGGTAAAGGACAGGACCCAATTGGCTGTATACGCAATAAAAAACCATATAGTATGA